A stretch of Roseibium porphyridii DNA encodes these proteins:
- a CDS encoding phosphopantetheine adenylyltransferase, producing the protein MRSYETIDRTADQTAAKSFIIQAKAVDPVANFKMVAIFTLALLTMIAAGVMTMHPSNASQAQDLNSLATQGMMATKGDRAAISQTANGCETQAWGAWTEDCAAALTGASKVRNVSFVTVEKQTPSVNETILARYPTAN; encoded by the coding sequence ATGAGGAGCTACGAAACTATCGACCGGACCGCAGATCAGACCGCGGCAAAGTCATTTATCATTCAGGCCAAGGCCGTTGATCCGGTGGCCAACTTCAAGATGGTTGCAATCTTTACGTTGGCGTTGCTGACAATGATCGCAGCGGGCGTAATGACAATGCACCCGAGCAATGCCTCGCAGGCGCAGGATCTGAACAGCCTGGCGACACAAGGCATGATGGCTACCAAAGGTGATCGTGCAGCAATCTCTCAGACAGCCAATGGCTGTGAAACACAGGCATGGGGTGCCTGGACCGAAGACTGTGCAGCAGCATTGACTGGCGCAAGCAAGGTTCGCAACGTTTCTTTCGTCACCGTTGAGAAACAGACCCCGTCCGTAAACGAAACAATTTTGGCCCGTTACCCAACGGCAAACTAA
- a CDS encoding peptidylprolyl isomerase: MAEIADAENTLIMETSQGQVVIELKPDLAPTHVARIKELVREGFYDGIVFHRVIDGFMAQTGCPQGTGTGGSGQKLKAEFSQEKHIRGTCSMARAMDPNSGDSQFFICFTDAPWLDGQYTVWGVVIDGMDNVDKIKRGEPVVDPDNIVSLKVAADAA; this comes from the coding sequence ATGGCAGAAATTGCAGATGCCGAAAACACATTGATCATGGAAACCAGCCAGGGTCAGGTCGTTATCGAATTGAAACCCGACCTTGCGCCGACGCATGTTGCCCGGATCAAGGAACTTGTCCGCGAAGGCTTTTACGACGGCATCGTGTTTCACCGCGTCATCGATGGCTTCATGGCCCAGACCGGTTGTCCGCAAGGAACAGGCACCGGCGGTTCCGGTCAAAAACTGAAGGCCGAGTTCAGCCAGGAAAAACACATCCGCGGCACTTGTTCCATGGCCCGTGCCATGGATCCCAATTCAGGCGATAGCCAGTTTTTCATCTGTTTCACCGATGCACCTTGGCTTGATGGTCAGTACACGGTTTGGGGCGTCGTAATCGACGGCATGGACAATGTCGACAAGATCAAACGCGGCGAACCAGTGGTCGATCCCGACAACATCGTGTCGTTGAAAGTCGCCGCCGACGCGGCTTGA
- the coaD gene encoding pantetheine-phosphate adenylyltransferase has translation MTRIALYPGSFDPVTNGHMDILRQSLALADKVVVAIGIHPGKTPLFSFEERVELLHTSARAEFSPEEAARVEVISFSDLVINTAKTQGAAYLVRGLRDGTDLDYEMQMAGMNGTLEPDIKTVFLPASPKVRHITATLVRQIAKMGGEISAFVPEPVAEPLRQRALPGS, from the coding sequence ATGACTCGTATTGCGCTCTATCCCGGCTCGTTTGATCCGGTCACCAACGGCCACATGGATATTCTTCGTCAGTCACTCGCCTTGGCTGACAAGGTGGTGGTGGCGATCGGGATTCATCCCGGAAAAACACCGCTATTCTCATTTGAGGAACGCGTTGAACTGCTGCATACCTCTGCTAGAGCTGAATTCAGTCCCGAAGAAGCTGCCCGAGTTGAGGTAATTTCATTCTCAGATCTGGTGATCAACACGGCCAAAACACAAGGTGCCGCCTACCTTGTGCGCGGTCTCAGAGATGGAACGGACCTTGACTATGAAATGCAAATGGCCGGCATGAACGGCACACTTGAACCAGACATCAAGACGGTTTTTTTGCCTGCTTCTCCGAAAGTACGCCACATCACGGCCACGTTGGTACGTCAAATCGCAAAAATGGGCGGAGAAATATCCGCGTTTGTACCGGAGCCGGTTGCCGAGCCTCTCAGACAACGGGCGTTACCCGGTTCATGA
- the gyrA gene encoding DNA gyrase subunit A yields the protein MKSSYLDYAMSVIVSRALPDVRDGLKPVHRRILYSMHENGYEWNKPYRKSARVVGDVMGKYHPHGDSAIYDALVRMAQNFSLRLPLIDGQGNFGSIDGDPAAAMRYTECRLEKVAHRLLDDIDKETVDFQENYDNSESEPVVLPAKFPNLLVNGAGGIAVGMATNIPPHNLGEVIDAAIAIMENPAMPLEELMQIVPGPDFPTGGMILGRSGIRNAYESGRGSVVMRAKVDIEEVRKDRNALIVTEIPYQVNKSTMIEKIAELVRDKRIEGISDIRDESDRSGMRVVIELKRDAVPDVVLNQLYRFSQLQTSFGANMVALNGGKPEQMNLSDMLRAFVAFREEVIQRRTRYLLKKARDRAHILVGLGIAVENIDEVIKLIRAAPDPATARAQLMERNWPARDVEALIRLIDDPRHMVQEDGTYKLSEEQARAILDLRLQRLTAMGRDEIEEELNKIGAEISDFLDILRSRARIQDIVRTEMLEIKEEFATPRRTEIVEGGADFDDEDLIQREDMVVTVSHGGYIKRVPLATYRAQRRGGKGRSGMATKEEDFVTRLFVANTHTPVLFFSSRGICYKMKVWRLPLGGPTSRGKALVNMLPLEQGEQITSILPLPEDEDSWANLDVMFATVRGTVRRNKLSDFVNINRNGKIAMKLEDGDGIVGVDTCSEHDDVMLTTNYGQCIRFPVTDVRVFAGRNSVGVRGIRLADGDCVISMQILHHIDVDAEERAAYLKLSRAMRGEADENGNGADEDGVVAGDLPQERYAQMSAAEQIILTISENGYGKRTSSFEYRVTGRGGKGITAMAVNNRNGGLIASFPVEDSHQIMLVTDGGQLIRCPVDGIRIAGRATQGVIVFKTADDEKVVAVEGISEVDDEDVIDEEGEGAKSGDNTEDSANSGDADDSSSEPDGTPPEG from the coding sequence ATGAAGAGCAGCTACCTCGATTACGCGATGAGCGTAATCGTATCGCGTGCACTTCCAGACGTCAGAGACGGTCTCAAACCGGTGCATCGGCGCATCCTGTATTCGATGCATGAGAATGGTTATGAGTGGAATAAGCCATACCGCAAGTCAGCGCGCGTGGTCGGTGACGTCATGGGTAAGTATCACCCACACGGCGACAGTGCGATTTACGACGCTCTGGTCCGAATGGCACAGAATTTTTCCCTGCGTCTTCCACTGATTGACGGACAGGGTAACTTCGGATCAATCGACGGCGATCCGGCCGCGGCTATGCGGTACACGGAATGCCGACTGGAAAAAGTCGCCCACAGGCTCCTTGACGATATCGACAAGGAAACCGTCGACTTCCAGGAAAACTATGACAATTCGGAAAGTGAACCGGTTGTTCTTCCGGCAAAATTCCCGAACCTTCTGGTCAACGGTGCCGGCGGTATTGCGGTCGGCATGGCAACGAACATTCCGCCACACAATCTGGGTGAAGTGATCGACGCCGCCATCGCAATCATGGAAAATCCGGCGATGCCGCTGGAAGAGTTGATGCAAATCGTTCCAGGTCCGGATTTTCCGACTGGTGGCATGATCCTTGGTCGGTCAGGTATCCGCAACGCCTATGAAAGTGGGCGCGGCTCGGTTGTCATGCGGGCAAAAGTGGATATCGAAGAGGTTCGCAAGGACCGCAACGCCTTGATCGTCACGGAAATTCCCTATCAGGTCAACAAATCGACTATGATCGAGAAGATTGCCGAACTTGTGCGCGACAAACGCATTGAAGGCATTTCCGATATCCGGGACGAGAGCGACCGCTCAGGTATGCGGGTCGTCATTGAACTCAAGCGAGATGCGGTCCCGGATGTTGTGCTGAACCAGCTCTATCGCTTCAGTCAGCTGCAAACGTCTTTCGGCGCCAATATGGTGGCACTTAATGGCGGCAAGCCGGAACAGATGAACCTGTCCGACATGCTGCGTGCCTTCGTCGCTTTCCGCGAAGAAGTCATTCAGCGCAGGACCCGTTACCTGCTCAAGAAAGCACGCGATCGTGCGCATATCTTGGTCGGTCTGGGTATTGCCGTTGAAAACATCGATGAGGTCATCAAACTGATCCGAGCTGCTCCCGATCCCGCAACTGCTCGAGCGCAGTTGATGGAACGGAACTGGCCAGCGCGTGACGTTGAGGCGTTGATCCGCTTGATCGACGACCCGCGCCACATGGTTCAGGAAGATGGCACCTACAAACTGTCCGAAGAACAGGCAAGAGCCATTCTCGATCTCAGACTCCAGCGCCTGACGGCAATGGGCCGTGATGAAATCGAGGAGGAGCTGAACAAGATTGGTGCGGAAATTTCCGATTTTCTAGACATCCTGCGCTCTCGTGCGCGCATTCAGGACATTGTCAGAACGGAAATGCTCGAGATCAAGGAAGAATTCGCGACACCGCGACGGACAGAGATTGTCGAAGGCGGTGCTGATTTCGATGACGAAGACCTGATCCAACGCGAAGATATGGTCGTGACCGTTTCACACGGCGGTTACATCAAGCGCGTTCCTTTGGCCACTTATCGTGCACAAAGACGCGGTGGCAAAGGCCGCTCCGGCATGGCAACCAAAGAAGAGGATTTCGTCACCCGTCTCTTTGTTGCAAACACCCATACGCCGGTGCTCTTTTTCTCGTCACGCGGCATTTGCTACAAGATGAAGGTCTGGCGTCTACCTCTTGGCGGCCCGACCTCACGAGGCAAAGCGCTCGTCAATATGCTGCCTCTCGAGCAGGGCGAACAGATCACGTCGATACTGCCGTTGCCTGAAGACGAAGACAGCTGGGCAAATCTTGATGTCATGTTTGCGACGGTGCGCGGCACCGTCCGGCGCAACAAGCTTTCTGACTTCGTCAACATCAATCGAAACGGCAAGATTGCCATGAAGCTGGAGGACGGTGACGGAATTGTCGGTGTGGACACATGTTCAGAACACGACGATGTCATGCTCACCACCAATTACGGCCAGTGTATCCGTTTCCCGGTTACCGACGTGCGCGTCTTTGCCGGCAGAAACTCAGTTGGTGTTCGTGGCATTAGACTTGCCGATGGTGACTGTGTCATTTCAATGCAGATCCTGCACCACATCGATGTCGATGCGGAAGAGCGCGCCGCCTATCTTAAATTGTCGCGTGCAATGCGCGGGGAAGCGGATGAAAATGGCAACGGAGCGGATGAGGACGGTGTTGTAGCCGGCGATCTGCCACAAGAACGATACGCTCAAATGAGCGCAGCCGAACAGATCATTCTGACCATTTCCGAAAACGGCTACGGCAAACGGACCTCGTCATTTGAATACCGGGTAACAGGCCGTGGCGGTAAGGGTATCACGGCGATGGCCGTCAACAACAGAAACGGTGGATTGATCGCATCCTTCCCGGTGGAGGATAGCCACCAGATAATGCTGGTCACCGATGGTGGGCAGTTGATCCGGTGTCCTGTCGACGGCATTCGCATCGCAGGCAGAGCCACGCAAGGTGTCATTGTCTTCAAGACCGCTGACGATGAGAAAGTCGTGGCTGTTGAGGGGATTTCGGAAGTTGATGACGAAGACGTCATCGACGAAGAAGGTGAGGGCGCAAAAAGCGGTGACAACACTGAAGACAGCGCGAACTCCGGTGATGCTGATGACAGTTCCTCAGAGCCGGACGGAACGCCTCCGGAAGGTTGA
- a CDS encoding peptidylprolyl isomerase, translating into MFTVFAVLASFLILPVLGAHAADPENTLYLDLKDGRVTIELRPDVAPNHVERIKQLTREGFYDGIVFHRVIDGFMAQTGDPTGTGRGGSNLPDIAAEFSNASFKRGTLGMARAADPNSANSQFFIMFNDGDWLNGQYTVFGEVVDGMDVIDKITRGEPPANPDKIIKMQVAADAG; encoded by the coding sequence TTGTTTACTGTTTTCGCCGTACTGGCGTCATTTCTGATCCTTCCCGTTTTGGGTGCTCACGCAGCGGATCCCGAAAACACCCTTTACCTCGACTTGAAGGATGGACGGGTAACGATAGAACTTCGGCCCGACGTTGCGCCCAACCATGTGGAGCGCATCAAGCAATTGACCCGAGAAGGTTTCTACGACGGCATCGTCTTTCACCGGGTGATTGATGGTTTCATGGCCCAAACCGGTGATCCGACCGGAACCGGCAGAGGTGGATCTAACCTTCCTGACATTGCTGCCGAATTCAGCAATGCGTCCTTCAAACGCGGTACGCTTGGGATGGCTCGCGCAGCAGATCCGAACAGCGCCAACTCACAGTTTTTCATCATGTTCAACGATGGCGACTGGCTGAACGGACAATACACCGTGTTCGGTGAAGTGGTTGATGGCATGGATGTCATTGACAAGATCACCCGCGGCGAACCGCCTGCAAACCCGGACAAGATCATTAAGATGCAGGTTGCCGCAGACGCCGGCTAA
- a CDS encoding MarC family protein, producing MIDYYINAFATLFVTIDPVGLAPMFLAITAGMSQADRRRVAIRATLTAAAILLVFYASGQTVLNVLGISVSAFRVAGGILLFLIAIEMIFGKRQQRKSETAEKAIESETHQGSIHELAIFPLAIPLIAGPAAISAIILLSSQAPDTLTYAGLGGVIAIILLSCMGAFLLADKIERLLGDTAQLVITRLLGVLLAALSVQFVADGILAFIQG from the coding sequence ATGATTGACTATTACATCAACGCTTTTGCAACGTTGTTCGTCACGATTGACCCGGTCGGTTTGGCCCCGATGTTCCTGGCGATCACAGCCGGAATGAGTCAGGCGGACAGGCGCAGGGTCGCCATCAGGGCGACGCTTACGGCAGCAGCAATTCTGTTGGTGTTTTACGCATCCGGTCAGACCGTACTTAATGTACTGGGTATTTCTGTTTCCGCGTTTCGCGTTGCGGGCGGCATCTTGTTGTTCCTGATCGCAATTGAGATGATTTTTGGAAAGAGGCAGCAACGTAAATCGGAAACTGCCGAAAAGGCGATAGAGTCAGAGACCCATCAAGGTTCCATCCACGAGTTGGCAATTTTTCCGCTAGCCATTCCACTTATCGCAGGTCCGGCAGCGATATCTGCGATTATACTGCTGTCCAGTCAGGCACCAGACACGCTGACTTATGCGGGTCTTGGCGGTGTGATTGCCATTATCTTGTTGAGCTGCATGGGCGCTTTCCTGCTGGCTGACAAAATTGAACGCCTGTTGGGTGATACCGCACAGTTGGTTATCACCCGGCTGCTCGGAGTGTTGCTTGCCGCATTGTCTGTTCAATTCGTTGCTGACGGCATTCTTGCCTTCATTCAAGGATAA
- a CDS encoding winged helix-turn-helix transcriptional regulator, which translates to MDTVEIPKKDELKNSYDCHPGCAVEAALSLIDGKWKGVILFLLLDRNVMRFNAFQKALPNITQRVLTSQLRSMEADGLIDRTVYPVVPPKVEYRLTELGLSLEPVVKSLAEWGNGHKELWPLGFKRDSHLQTVK; encoded by the coding sequence ATGGATACTGTAGAGATTCCGAAAAAGGATGAACTTAAGAACAGCTATGATTGTCACCCAGGGTGTGCGGTCGAGGCGGCTCTCAGTCTCATCGACGGAAAGTGGAAGGGCGTGATCCTTTTTCTGTTGCTTGATCGAAATGTCATGCGTTTCAACGCGTTCCAAAAGGCATTGCCGAACATCACGCAAAGAGTACTGACATCCCAACTGCGCAGCATGGAAGCAGATGGTTTGATCGACCGAACTGTCTACCCGGTGGTGCCTCCAAAGGTAGAATATCGCCTAACTGAACTCGGCCTGTCGCTTGAGCCTGTCGTCAAGTCACTCGCAGAGTGGGGCAACGGTCATAAAGAGCTTTGGCCATTGGGGTTCAAACGCGACAGTCATTTGCAAACCGTCAAATAG